The region CATTGGGGGCGATTCTGGTGGCGCAGAGTCAACGCGGTGTGTGTGCGATTTTGCTGGGGGATGACCCGGACAAACTGGTGCGTGACCTGCAGGATCAATTTCCCCAGGCACAATTGGAGGGCGCGGACCGCAACTTCGAACAGCTGATTGCCCACGTCGTGGGCTTTATCGAAGCGCCTGCGCTGGGGTTGGATTTGCCCCTCGACTTACGCGGTACGGCCTTTCAGGAACGAGTATGGCGGGCGCTGCGCGAAATTCCGCTGGGCAGCACCGCCAGCTATGCGCAGATTGCCGAGCGTATCGGCGCACCCAAATCCTTTCGCGCCGTGGCCCAGGCCTGTGGAGCCAACAGCCTGGCGGTGGCGATTCCCTGCCATCGCGTGGTGCGCAGCAACGGTGAGTTGTCGGGCTACCGCTGGGGCGTAGAACGCAAGCGGCAGCTGCTGGAGCGCGAACGTCAGTAATGCGCTAGCGGATACCGATATAAATCCGTGCCTCTTCGTCTGCCTGATAGACCTCGAAGTCGGTGACAAACGCCCGCGACTCGACACCCGGCTTTGCGAAATAAGCCCAGACCTGTTGCCAGGTAGCAATGATTGCATCCGGCATTGGCCCGCGCGCCTCAAACACCAAATAACGGCCCGGCTCGATCACCAGGCTTTCAAAGCCTTGCGCCGGTGCAACGGAGGCAACACCCGCCGTCACATCAAAAAAACCACTCGCATCCGATTCATAGCCGCTGTACACCCCGTACACCGGCGAGTCGGGGTGCTTGCCCGGGATTGCCTGGTACAGCCCCTCCTCAAAAAACCGTTGCCACATTGGGCCGATTTTCGCGCTCGCGGGCTGCATTTCATCGGCATTTCGGGTCCGCACTTGCAAGCCCGACACCCTGATTGCCGCCACGACCTGTTCCTTGATTGCTTGCAAAGCCCTCT is a window of Pseudomonas antarctica DNA encoding:
- a CDS encoding GyrI-like domain-containing protein codes for the protein MQAIKEQVVAAIRVSGLQVRTRNADEMQPASAKIGPMWQRFFEEGLYQAIPGKHPDSPVYGVYSGYESDASGFFDVTAGVASVAPAQGFESLVIEPGRYLVFEARGPMPDAIIATWQQVWAYFAKPGVESRAFVTDFEVYQADEEARIYIGIR